Proteins from one Oryza sativa Japonica Group chromosome 12, ASM3414082v1 genomic window:
- the LOC4352050 gene encoding nuclear intron maturase 1, mitochondrial — MTARGALRRLIPSHLQPVSRRAPPPPPSAADEGPFPDPYALLVHDPIDLLSSLWRRAFAHPLPAPFPNLSGYASRLDLWLLSYQRACAHATGSFPPRHAVQLPTLHSLLRLRAAALRRHPAFPWGASTHLLIRSPADPPSTVTISRRKLEARLANAPPPFQDRVVQELLLLLLEPVFEPRFSPKSHAFRPGRGPHTAIRSVRSHFAAYLWFISADLTGVVDALSPYTILSCVQKAVSDRKVLSLLKSALNAPVRPGSVPPREKELDGLAKKRLKRKVLRKSRKKKVLNENEPKPDPYWLRLFFGFAPEQACHAPNYGHCGILSPLLANVCLNELDWWLEERIHEYFRPSSHDSIWKEAGDEGCHNPAWPEFVPSSGKEKTRKMDYLRFGSHVLIGIRGPREDAVEIRRQLMEFCESTFGLRPENSMVEIEHITRGIEFLDHVITRRVIYPTLRYTASGGNIVSEKGIGTLLSVTASLQRCIRHFRKLELVKGDRDPEPLPCSPMLYSGQAHTNSQMNKFLETMADWYRYADNRKKIVGFCAYVIRSSLAKLYAARYRLKSRAKVYKIASRDLSRPLRESTRNDAPEYSDLLRMGLVDIIEGVQFARMSSIPSCDYTPFPRNWVPHHELVLREYIKLQDPKFFCELHKTIKRKEINSPQDDVSRMVWYYKVYGVYDAKRSLQKLNDWKNTDEAANKENQILLGSVSMVH, encoded by the coding sequence ATGACGGCACGCGGGGCGCTCCGCCGCCTCATCCCTAGCCACCTCCAACCCGTCagccgccgcgccccgccgccgccgccatcggcggCCGACGAGGGGCCCTTCCCGGACCCCTACGCTCTCCTTGTCCACGACCCCATCGATCTCCTTTCCTCTCTGTGGCGCCGCGCCTTCGCTCACCCGCTCCCGGCGCCCTTCCCCAACCTCTCCGGGTACGCCTCCCGCCTCGATCTCTGGCTCCTCTCTTACCAGCGAGCCTGCGCCCACGCCACGGGCTCCTtcccgccacgccacgccgtcCAGCTCCCCAccctccactccctcctccgcctccgcgccgccgccctccgccgccaccccgcctTCCCCTGGGGCGCCTCCACGCACCTCCTCATCCGCTCCCCGGCCGACCCCCCTTCCACCGTCACCATCTCCCGCCGCAAGCTCGAAGCCCGCCTCGCCAACGCGCCGCCCCCGTTCCAGGACCGCGTCGTCCaggagctcctcctcctgctcctcgaGCCCGTCTTCGAGCCCCGTTTCTCTCCGAAGTCCCACGCCTTCCGCCCCGGCCGCGGGCCCCACACCGCCATCCGCTCCGTCCGCTCCCACTTCGCCGCCTACCTCTGGTTCATCTCCGCGGACCTCACCGGGGTGGTCGACGCACTCTCGCCTTATACCATACTCTCCTGCGTCCAGAAGGCCGTCTCTGACCGCAAGGTCTTATCTTTGCTGAAGTCGGCGCTCAATGCCCCTGTCCGGCCTGGGTCTGTGCCACCACGGGAGAAGGAGCTTGATGGCCTAGCTAAGAAGAGGCTGAAGAGGAAGGTTCTCAGGAAAAGCAGGAAGAAGAAGGTGCTCAATGAGAACGAGCCCAAGCCTGATCCGTATTGGTTGAGGTTATTCTTCGGGTTTGCCCCAGAACAGGCGTGCCATGCACCGAATTATGGGCATTGTGGGATACTTAGCCCTTTGCTTGCCAATGTGTGCCTTAACGAACTGGATTGGTGGCTCGAGGAGAGAATTCATGAGTACTTCCGCCCGTCAAGCCATGATTCGATTTGGAAGGAGGCGGGTGATGAAGGATGCCATAATCCTGCCTGGCCTGAGTTTGTCCCATCAAGTGGGAAGGAGAAGACAAGGAAGATGGATTACCTTAGATTTGGCTCCCATGTTCTTATTGGGATCAGGGGACCAAGGGAGGACGCAGTTGAGATAAGGAGACAACTGATGGAGTTCTGCGAGAGCACGTTTGGTTTGAGGCCTGAGAATTCGATGGTAGAGATTGAGCACATCACAAGAGGGATTGAGTTCTTGGATCATGTGATCACCCGCCGGGTCATCTACCCAACCTTAAGATATACCGCTAGTGGAGGGAACATTGTGAGTGAGAAAGGTATTGGGACATTATTATCAGTAACAGCAAGCCTTCAGAGGTGCATAAGGCATTTCAGGAAGCTTGAACTTGTAAAGGGGGATCGGGATCCTGAGCCATTGCCATGTTCACCAATGCTGTACTCTGGGCAGGCGCACACTAACTCTCAGATGAACAAATTTCTTGAGACCATGGCTGATTGGTACAGATATGCAGACAACCGGAAGAAGATTGTAGGGTTCTGTGCATATGTCATTAGGAGTTCCTTGGCAAAGCTTTATGCGGCAAGGTATAGACTCAAGTCTCGAGCTAAAGTTTACAAGATTGCCTCACGTGACCTTAGCCGCCCATTGAGAGAGAGCACAAGGAATGATGCACCAGAATACTCTGATCTCTTGAGAATGGGACTAGTTGATATTATTGAGGGTGTACAATTTGCACGCATGTCATCAATTCCATCGTGTGACTACACACCTTTCCCTAGAAACTGGGTGCCTCACCACGAGCTTGTATTGCGTGAGTATATTAAACTGCAAGATCCAAAATTCTTCTGTGAACTTCATAAGACAATCAAAAGGAAGGAGATAAATTCACCGCAGGATGATGTATCAAGGATGGTGTGGTATTATAAAGTTTATGGTGTTTATGATGCTAAAAGGTCCCTACAAAAACTAAATGATTGGAAGAATACTGATGAAGCTGCCAATAAGGAGAATCAGATTCTGTTGGGCAGTGTATCAATGGTACATTAG
- the LOC9268759 gene encoding LOW QUALITY PROTEIN: agamous-like MADS-box protein AGL62 (The sequence of the model RefSeq protein was modified relative to this genomic sequence to represent the inferred CDS: substituted 1 base at 1 genomic stop codon) encodes MRPLGRTSKGRQHIDNKERRQVTFTKRRGGLFKKASELALLAGASIAVVVFSETNLAYAFGDPSVDAVLLSYGPVPGEDAEPAPVHSGGLGKDVDLEMLRXAVGETRAEVAAEKARMRGITAKILQAKAEGRFWWDVDVGEVGEAELPEFARAPRSSGPSSTAMPTVRHRASSSRDDDNGGGGSRRQRLARFFQLHL; translated from the coding sequence ATGCGTCCGCTCGGGAGGACTAGTAAGGGGAGGCAGCACATCGACAACAAGGAAAGGCGGCAGGTCACCTTCACCAAGCGGCGGGGCGGGCTGTTCAAGAAGGCGTCGGAGCTCGCCCTGCTCGCCGGCGcgagcatcgccgtcgtcgtcttctccgaGACCAACCTTGCCTACGCCTTCGGTGACCCATCCGtcgacgccgtcctcctctcctaCGGCCCCGTCCCCGGGGAGGATGCTGAGCCCGCACCCGTCCACAGCGGCGGGTTAGGCAAGGACGTCGACCTCGAGATGCTGAGGTAGGCGGTGGGGGAGACCAGGGCGGAGGTCGCGGCGGAGAAGGCGCGGATGCGCGGCATCACGGCGAAGATCTTGCAGGCGAAGGCCGAGGGGCGGTTCTGGTGGGACGTCGACGTGGGCGAGGTCGGGGAGGCCGAGTTGCCAGAGTTCGCCAGGGCGCCAAGGAGCTCAGGGCCAAGCTCGACGGCCATGCCAACGGTCCGCCACCGCGCCAGCAGCAGTAGAGacgacgacaacggcggcggcggcagtaggAGACAACGGCTCGCACGGTTCTTCCAATTGCATCTCTAA